DNA from Homo sapiens chromosome 1, GRCh38.p14 Primary Assembly:
TGTCCCCTGGGCTCTCAAGCTGATAGGAAAAAGTCGTCTTGCTAAATGAAATCCCCCAACCTCTTGGTAATGTGAAGAACTGTACTGCAAAGCTTTGAAGCAATCCTATGTTAGGCATGCGGGTGGGAACGGGGCCAGACAGAGGgaaaaaatggaatagaatgatcCGAGAGTAAATAATTCTTGCTTTATTATGAACCAAGTCACATTTTGTCTCTTCCAACAGATGCTTGAGCCAAAAAAGCAAACATAGGCAGAAATACAATTGAGAATATCTTCATGTTTCAACCTTTAATCTGACTTGCCTTttactatcctttccccatttcttctaaTCTCTTTTGCCTTACAATATATTACCTTCTAGGTATCACCTCATCCTATAGAATCCCTTCTAGTTTAATGTCCTGCCCCAAACAATACTAACCCATTGAAGATAACTATGAAACCTTTAAATGGACAGTGGTTCCTTTTAAAAGCAGCCTTactgaaaattttatatacacTTAAATCAAGTAACAGTTACCGTGAGTTTTCTAAACTTTTGTGTTAACAGAAATGCCAGTTCAGCAGTGTGACTGTTACTTTTAAATGTCTGTCTTGCCGCCCTAGAGTGACAGACATCCCAGTTAAACATATTAGgaataagaaatacataaatcCAATGAAGACTGTAGAAAAAGAATTTTAGCACTTGAAGGAACTTCAGTCATTTAACCCAACCCATTCATGTTATAGATTGAGACCATAGAAATAAAAGTAGCCTATAGGATACAAAAGTTAGCGGCAGATCTGAGATAAAAATCCAGCTCTTTGGATCCCCGCGTTTTTCACCACACTTAGCTGTCGTTCCCATGTATTACGAACAAAGAATCAAATATAATCAAGTGCAGCCTCACTTCACAGGCAAGAAAACAGACTAGAGTTTAATATATTGCCCATGTTTATCTTAAGGTGAAACATTTACTCTTACAACCACAGTTGATGTTAACCTagttaataaaatatgaaaggtAATTACTAGGGGAATTTTAAACGGCACTACATAAGCAAACATGACTCAAAttactttttccatttctgcTTCCCAAATTATTGGAGTTACTGAAGCAAGCTATGCTGCTTTCAATTCCAATGATAGGCATATTCCCAAATAAACTCATTTAAAGagctcataaaatgaattatccTATTTCCAAGTCAGTTGATTAGCAAATTAAGATACAGCTCCAAGTTACCCTACTGCTTAAGGGTTTTCCGGTCCAATTTGTAAGGTTTTCGGATTTAAAGATTCAGACTGCATACCAAAGGTGGACAAAGACAACGCAAGCTGATTTAGGTTGTCACGTGGCACATACTCTAGTTTAAACCCTcaactacaagaaaagaaatggtGTATTGTCATTTTTGCCAAAGcaccccaaaatgaaatactttctTACTCAATCtaggttcttttttttcattctagtCCCTTAAGCTCCTAGGATTTTTAGATGTTGAAAATACTCCCTGCGCCCGGCATTCAATATTGTATGGTTCATTAGGATCTGTTGTGGCTGGCTTTGGACATTTTTTGTTCACTAGTGagtatctgtattttttatttctctatgtactaaaaaaagcatttctctacataatgaactatttttttttctaggtggAGTAATGTATATAACGTAATTATATTCTAATTAATTGTTATGCTTATTTTTACAGGTAGAATTAGAAGATCATGTGATGTTGGAGTAGGAGGGTTTATCTTGGTGACTTTGGGATGCTGGTATGTTTGCTAAGTATTCAAGAACATCCATGATTATAGTAGGTTATCTAATTCAAAAAGCACATGCTCTTTTCAGAGCAGTCTCCCATTGGGAGATCCTCACCCTCAA
Protein-coding regions in this window:
- the COX20 gene encoding cytochrome c oxidase assembly protein COX20, mitochondrial isoform 1 (isoform 1 is encoded by transcript variant 2) is translated as MAAPPEPGEPEERKSLKLLGFLDVENTPCARHSILYGSLGSVVAGFGHFLFTSRIRRSCDVGVGGFILVTLGCWFHCRYNYAKQRIQERIAREEIKKKILYEGTHLDPERKHNGSSSN
- the COX20 gene encoding cytochrome c oxidase assembly protein COX20, mitochondrial isoform 4 (isoform 4 is encoded by transcript variant 5), giving the protein MAAPPEPGEPEERKSLKLLGFLDVENTPCARHSILYGSLGSVVAGFGHFLFTKLEDHVMLE